A single genomic interval of Musa acuminata AAA Group cultivar baxijiao chromosome BXJ3-4, Cavendish_Baxijiao_AAA, whole genome shotgun sequence harbors:
- the LOC103987194 gene encoding calcium uniporter protein 2, mitochondrial, whose product MSALRRNLARLFTSLRRPFPAATPASVQAVVCRPSFFQPALPPDRTEMPVWGDRRLAERIRGLCPDRISLDEKRVSLEEIRKVVRASQVAAARERLGATGESSVAYREFVRICCEVSSSEQGLELARLLDESGVVIVIGNIVFLRPEEVVKSIENMIPFSSSNHHNSQREELRKMEEEKAEIDRRAASQVRKELWCGMVFIVAQTAALMRATFWELSWDVMEPICFYLTSIYFMAGYAFFIRTSKEPSFEGFFTSRFATKQKRLMKARNFDLTRFNELSQACLRSPPLSEFTPPSRAHHSVGRRSDS is encoded by the exons ATGTCGGCCCTCCGCAGAAACCTCGCTCGGCTATTCACCTCCCTTCGCCGCCCATTCCCCGCGGCCACACCCGCTTCTGTCCAGGCCGTTGTTTGCCGACCCTCCTTCTTCCAGCCGGCGCTGCCGCCGGACCGCACCGAGATGCCCGTCTGGGGCGACCGTCGACTCGCCGAGCGGATCCGCGGGCTGTGCCCGGACAGGATCAGCCTCGACGAGAAGCGGGTGTCGTTGGAGGAGATAAGGAAGGTGGTGAGGGCGTCTCAGGTGGCGGCGGCGCGGGAGAGGCTGGGGGCGACCGGCGAGAGCAGCGTGGCGTACCGGGAGTTCGTCCGGATCTGCTGTGAGGTGTCGAGTAGCGAGCAGGGCTTGGAGCTTGCGCGATTGCTGGACGAGTCGGGAGTCGTGATAGTTATTGGGAACATCGTCTTTCTAAGGCCCGAAGAG GTGGTGAAGTCAATCGAGAACATGATCCCATTCTCGTCGAGCAACCATCATAACTCGCAGAGAGAAGAACTAAggaagatggaggaggagaaggccgaGATCGATCGGAGAGCCGCGTCTCAGGTCAGGAAGGAGTTGTGGTGTGGGATGGTATTCATAGTGGCACAAACAGCCGCACTGATGAGGGCGACCTTTTGGGAGCTGTCGTGGGACGTGATGGAGCCGATCTGCTTCTATCTCACCTCCATCTACTTCATGGCTGGCTACGCCTTCTTCATCAGGACGTCGAAGGAGCCCTCCTTCGAGGGCTTCTTCACCAGCCGCTTTGCCACCAAGCAGAAGCGCCTGATGAAGGCACGGAATTTTGATCTCACTCGCTTCAACGAGCTCAGCCAAGCTTGTCTGCGCTCGCCGCCACTGTCGGAGTTCACACCTCCTTCGAGAGCACATCATTCGGTGGGTCGTCGCAGTGACTCGTAG